Below is a genomic region from Schistocerca americana isolate TAMUIC-IGC-003095 chromosome 1, iqSchAmer2.1, whole genome shotgun sequence.
TTTTGTAAATGCATACATTATGTATCTGGGATACGAATGAAATTTAACGCAAGGTGTGCGCTGGTAAAATATGCGTAAGTGCTTCCCACATACAGTTTGCCAAGCAATGGTAAAAGAAATGAATTAGATAggttttaataatttatttgttcGCTAAAATTATTTAGTGGAGGCTAATTTTTTCCACGTGACAACATGAACCCTTTCACACTATAATAATGAGCGACAGTCAGTTTAACTATTGGTTTAACGTAAATTTCACGATATCACACACAATGTTCTTTCTGGTTCTTTGAAAGCTTTTGGATCATTAAGTTCTTTCGCTTTATGTGCTAAGTACGTGTCTTTGTACTCATTCTGCATCCATTCTGGAAGAGGTTTATTCCAGTCTTCTGGAGGTGCATCCCTTTTCTCCCAAATGTCGTTGTCGATATGTGCCTTCAAGCGTTCATATCGGCGCTTCTTCTCGCTTCTTATTAACTCATCCTGCAAGAATAAATGAAACCAACAGTTTcggcattttcttctgtttgaaaTTAAGACACAAACACGTAGTACTAAGTGTAtccttaatttattattattaaattctcAAAATGGGGTGTTACTGAAGTACTGCCACTCTTATTACACTTTGCAAATGACAAAATCTGGTACAACAAAATGCACCCACGTCCAAGCTGTGTGCAGATGTACTTCCTGATGTGCACTGATAAGGGAGCAAGTGAGTTTCATTCGATTCAGTGTGTGTCCAGTAACCTGTAACTGCCTTGCTTTCATTTCTTAGTGTTTAATGCATGAACACAGTGAATTGTATCAGCAACGCACCAATTTTTGATCTGAGAAGAGATAGTGGCCATAATTTCATGATAAACCAGTTTCCTATTAGGATCCAACATATCATTTTGGTGTCAAGACGCTAAATTATGTTATATATATATGCTGATGACAATGAGCACTTAAAGACAATGACAGAAGGTCTAGATGTATGTCGAGTTATAATGCAAATTAAAAATCTGTCTTTCACCAAAGTAGAAATCACAACAGTACGAACAAGGAAGCTATGTACAATTTCTTGGCTGTCACTTAACAAATATCATATCTGAATTCCTTTTACTGTAAATGAGTTGTTAAGGTTTTAATGGCTTGAACAGCAGTCTCAATTTTCAGCAACACAAGTATAACTTAGGGTACATTCTAACTTCAAGTGTCCGCAGATGACATGGGAGAGTAAAATGCATGAGGTTCTTATTTGCCAGGCAAATATGGTCTTCTACATAATGAGACTTCtaaaggaaagtgtgaagcaaGATAAAGTGTGCCTTAGCCCTTTTCTGGACTATTCCTGGTCAGTGTGGAACCTGTATCAATCACATCTAATTTTAGACCTTGAAGGGGTTCAAAGAATAACAGTAAAATGTCCCctaaaatttttaatgtttcagTAGTGGCACTGCTAAGGTAAAGAACTTGAGATCAGGCTTATTACAAAATTTGAGGAAATGTCTTGCTGACCAGATATGAAAGGTTAGTTGCATACCACTTTCTCAAAATTGAGGCTATGCAACACCATAAAATAAATGTCTTAACTTGCAGCAAGTCAGTGGGCACATTTTACTGTAtaagtaaaagaagaaaaattagtttTTACTGTCGTGTTGACAATGTGGCCATTAGAGGCAGAGCACATGCTTGAACTGAGGAAGAATGGGGAATGTAATTGGCTGTATCTTTTTGAAGGACCCATTCTGGCAGTTGCCTTAAGTGATTAAGGAGAGCAGCCCCCTACCAaatatactacacacacacacacacacacacacacacacacacacacagacctgaAAAAGTGAAGAACACGTATTATAATTTTGCATAGTTTCAGCCTTATATTCAGGTGGAAACCCAAAGGCTTTTCATCTGCAGTATGTGTTAGGAAGGAAACATCAACATTTATACATGCAGCTTACTACAAAagttatttctgtaatttgtttctTTGGAAGATTTTGAGTTTGTTTTGCATTCCTTAATTACAACATAGAAAGTTCAACTTACATTTTGCAAGTTAGTGTTCTTACGGGAATTTAAATTATGCCTGTGGTTGGTGGGCATAGCAACAAGACAATAtggtatgaacatttatttttggcTGGCAGTTTCAATTAGGACTTCTTTTTAAATTACAATCGAAATACACAATTCTGTGTTATTTGCAGCGTCATTAGCTCACTATTATTCACAATAAATTATACAGACACACCAGAGTTACACCAAATATAAGTAAAATTGACGACtatatgccaccccccccccccccccccaaaataaagCATTTGGTTTTGATTACAGATGAGGCCTTTTGTAAAAGGTTATGTAAGCACCTGTTTCGGGTGTTTGTTCTGCCTACAGGTTGAACTTCTAAATTGGTGATATTAATTTTGAATTTACCTAAAGGTTTATTTATGCTAAACGGTATTACTTACGCATGCTTTAAAATTTTTGCTGTCTCTCCAGCGGACACAGTTTTCGTAATCGTGTTTCCACTGAGAACAGTCAACGAATTTTCCGAAAACGAAATATTGATGAAATCTTGCTTTAAAGCTGGCACAGTCGCTATATTCATCATCATAAATTTCACATGGACGTATCTGAAAAGCAAAGTGTTCTGGAAATTACATTTGATTTTGAAACACTCATATTAACAATATAGGTTATGGCAATAGTACCATCCATGCATCTTTGGGACTGTCTGCTTCATCAGCCTTCTCCATTCGCACAAGTTTCTCGTACTGCCTGTGggatgaaatatttatttaaaagggCATTATTCCGTATTCGAAAATTTCGCGAATATCAGAGATTAACTCACATTCAGAATTGATGAGGTATCGTTATGCGAGTCTTTACGAGAGTTCGACCGTACTGACATCAATTACGCAAAAAGGTTGTTCAGATAATATAATTGGCGTCGTATATAGAGTATTACAAACTATTTTACAAATAAAGCAATTTTAATGCAGTGTTTGTAATATAAAAATTGTACATAGTCACCAAAATACTTCTCTGATtggtcacaggtatattctgtgatcttacAAAAGCATTAGACTCTATAAACCATGCCCTGTTGCTTTTCAAACTCAACAGGTATGGAATAAGGGATTGGTTTGAATAATATCTCTTGCAGAGGAAACAAAAGCTAGGAATCAAATTAAATGGAGTGGATCCCTTCTTCGAGTGGAAAAACTATGTCACAAGGTGTTCCTCaaggctcaatccttggacccattttattcctgttctatgtaaatgacttgcctctcaatataaatactcatttaacttagtttgcagatgatacttctgcccAAAATGAAAACTCTGACAATATACCACAGTGTCATGAATACGTTAAGCAACCTGGAAACATGGATCAGTCAAAATGGCTTAAGGCTAAACATTTCAAAAACCCACATGATGAGttttaaaaccaaacattcaaaaactgaagaaatctgtgTCACTCACAACAATCAAAAAATGGAAGAACTTGACTGATTCAGGTTCCTGGGAATAAACTTAGAACTTTGAGTTGGAATTCTCATATAGAAtatctagcaaataaattaaacagcttTTCACTTGCACTGCACTGATATGGCCACAAGAAAAATAGCATATTATAGCTACTTTGAATCGGTTATTCGGTTTGGCACAATTTTTTGGGAAACTCGGGAAATGTTACACGAATTTTAAAGTTACAAAAAACAATCATTCGCAACATGTGCTCTGCAATGCatcatgtcgaccattatttaaaGACCTAATAATATTAACTGACCCCTCTTTATACATCTTTGAGGTGGTTCTTTTCCTACGCAGCAGAGCTGatctattaaaaaataaaaagtgtgtgtgagagagagagagatcattttGAACACTCATATGACACGAGACATAAAGAGAGCTTTATGCTCATCTCTCATCGCTTAAAACTGCGTGCTCAGACTCCTCAGTATAtagccatgaaaattcacaacCCAATAAAAGGGTGTGGcataatgaatatgaagataaatattttaaaatgcaaGTTACATGATTTTCTAATTGAACGATGCTTCTActctgtggaagatttcatgaaggacagagtgatactttgagctggatccctaaaatggaataaaaatttatggtaaTTATAGTAGATGTTAATACTGTAAGTTTGATGAATTTCAAGTTACTAACCACTCCACAAAGTATTATTGTaactgtaacaaaattttaaataagcaaattgtaaccttgacatgtctcaTATACATCAGACACATGTTCTTAAATTGTGtacattatgagatgaataaaacacatttcacatgcaaCTCTCTCCGCGACCCAATGCCAGCTTCTTGTTATCTGAGAAACTACTGCAGCTTGTGTCGTTTTAACATCATTGTATTCATGCCTAAATCtcttgttggaaaaaaaaaaaaaaatcacttccatCCATTACTGAACTGACTACTATTCCACTACTGTGCATCAGAATGTATCTTATCAACTGATGCCTTTCTGTAGCCAAGTTCTGCCACAAAGTTATGTTTCCCCACTTCAATTCAGTAGCACTTCATTAATGACTCAATCGGCATGTCTAATCttaaaacattcttctgtagtgccacatttcaaaagattctgttctctttctgtctgaacttcttattgtcccAATTTCATTTCTGTACGAGATTACACTCCAGAAATTTGCCATCATAAAATACTGCCGAACACAAATTTATATTATATGTTAAGATATTACTCTTTCGTGTTATTTCCAgtgtgcattttatgtcatttctacgttggccatcctcagttattttgctgcccaaatagctaaactcattgcCTACCTTTAGTGTCTCATTGCCAgatttaatttcctcagcatcacctgatttaatttgactacagtaCGATACACTTCTTTTACTATTGTTGATTTTTCATCCGATAATCTCTTTTCAAaatcattcctttcaactgctcttccaagttctttgcccgCTTTGGATAATTAcgttgtcattggcaaacctcaaaggtttcatttcttttccatgaactttaattacatttccagatttctccttggtttcccttaCTGATAGCTCACACCACAGATCGAATTACACTGAGGATAGGTTacagtctcactctcttctcatctttgcttccctttcatgtccttagagTCTTGTAATTGCAGTCGGGTTTCAGCGCAAGCAGTAAATAACCTGTCGCACCTTGTATTTTATCTGTACtaccttcaatatttcaaacatttaATCCATTTGTAAAGAAATAGATTGAATGTTGACAGCTTGGATGAATTATGTTAGATGCCAATTGTTGTTCATTAGCTATATTAGGCAAGCCCAGTGGCAGACATTTTTCTGCCAACTTAAACTATAAAAGAGATCACAAAATCAAGAATGTAGGATTTTGCTGGAGTCCATTTCAATGAAATTCTCTTGAAGGTGCTGCTCCTGATGCAGCTGTGTAGAGAGAGTGGGGACATACCTTTTGATTCTTCAGTTTTCAGACATACTATAGTGTGATTTTAAATCAGTAGAATTTTATAAATCTGTAGTAAGGTAATATTCTTGTTTGCATTTCTACTAATGTGTGTAATATATTTTAGGAGTACAGGAGACCACTCACCGAATAGCAGAAGGATTGATTTGTCATCAACAGGCACACACTAAAGACTAAAGACCGAaagctttgctagctttcagacacATGATGAGTGTTTGGCACTACTTTGtttgtaagaaacatgtaatatgtATGTAACCGACATTGTCATTACAATATCTCACTAGTAACAAAATGTATTTAGatgaacaaatttttttctttggaAACAATAATGCAGTATTTGAGTggcgataataataataactgtaaacATTTTATAATAGAATTTTGTAATGCTGTGTACACTTTACATTAGTAACATCCTTCTCAAATAATCCAAAAAATATTGTACACAAGTAAACTGTTTAAGGAGAAAGGTACCTAATTTTTGGACACAAGCTACAATCATTTAATTTATGCAGTGGATATGCAGAGGATCTGTGGCTCAGTTTCAAGGTAATAGTCAATCAAATTTTAGAAAAACTATGTATCTAGAAAGTAAGTAAAGATGCAGAGATTCATTCATATAAAACCCATATTACAAAGCATCTTAAGGAAGAGGATCTACTGCGTGAAAGATACCAGTTAAGTGGGTGTTAATTGAAGTATACTCAATGACCAGAAGGACAATGTGAAAAATTGGTTTGTTAATGGAGGACTTCTCCcaaactacagaaaaattttgcAAACCTGTTAAGTttttctgtgacacaagtattagtgtCCAGGTATTGGTTGATGAAACATAAATTTAAATAGATAATAACAGAACAAAGAGTGAAGTGTGGAAACATGCCTTCAAATGTTCCTAACtggcaaaatcatagaaagttgtcaCCATTCAATTGCTGCACTTCACTTGGTTTCTAAAAAGCATTTGTCTCAGTTTGACACCAACACTTATTAATAAAAGTATAGTCAATATGGGGTGTCAAAcaaaatttgtaactaaattgaggcattcttggtagggaggatgctgcatgttaccttggatggagagttatcagaagaaactccaggttggaatatcagtaaTATTAGGACAACCAAACGTTGCACCAGGATGAGCGGCCACCTCCAAACTGTGGCCTAGAGCATGGTAGACCACcctgtgacacaacatgcagctggaCATAATGTAagtgatttcaatggctgcttcacaacccaggccatctggatcccccctcctccaccagttttcctgaattgtgcagatgggagttacccttacaacacattctccactcccaaaattattCCAGCctaacctacagtaacctactggccacacaccctccacccaacagtttccgccTCCTCTGTGCTATCACCTCCTCCCTCTTCATATCTTTTCACCTTCACTGTATGCCGCCCTCTGCCAACGTACCTGCCTGTCTTTCTCTTTTGCTGCTTCTCTCCTTTTCACCCTGTCCCCCAccacccacctccctgccccacagcctcctgacactgcactTGGTAGTGTTCTCATGCCTTCATCAAGTCCCTGCATGCTCTgtcagacagcactcttctctccccccacccatatctggctatccctcccccttccctgccccactaGAGACTGCCCCTTAATAAGACAGTTACATTCCAGTCCGCGCTGCCGCACTTGATGGTCATGAGTGTGTGAaatcttgcttgtgtgaatgtgtgtgtgcgttttttCTGAGgacggctgtggctgaaagctagacgtgtaatagtcttttcattgtgcctgtctgcaactcaatgtgtttaGGAttgcatcctagaatactgctccaaATTGTGAGACCCATACCAAACAGATCTAGTAGAGGATATTGATAacataatttgttaaaaaaaaagtgtcagatattttgagaagtggtagtagccatcaaaataaagaacaaaaaatccagtaaacatgggctcaaaaatgcGTACTTTATAAGCTGTGAGCACTTTTCACCTTCGTAccgtggaacacatctcttctattgccaCCTCTTTAATTTCCATATTCTTGGAGGAAGtgatatagaccaaaacaagaaaaaaaatttccagtaaacattggCTCCAAATGAATACCTGAAAAGGTGTGACCACCTGTtcagaaatggaaatggaaatgagcgtttggcgtcattggccgggaggcccctcgcggggcaggtccggccgccatatcgcaggtcttattacattcggcgccacattgggcgacctgcacgccggatggggatgaaatgatgatgaacacaacacaacacccagtccctgagcggagaaaatctccgacccagccgggaatcgaacccgggcccagaggacggcaatccgtcacgctgaccactcagctactggggcagaCACCTGTTcagaagaagagatgtgtttcacagtagcgaagatggatAAGCACacatagctctgaaggtatgcgctttagagcctatgtttgctggacattttgttcttgtttcagttcatgctacctcctcccaaaatatgaaaagcaaagcactTGCAGTTGAAGAGAGATGTTTCAGAGCATTGTAGacggacaagtgctcatagctcttaagatatgcattttagagcccaagtttattggacttctttttttcttgttttgatggttactaccacctctgaaaatattcaacacttttttttaaacactTTGTATACAAAGCAAAGTATGCCTTATTTTCAGTCataagtaaagcaggtggtagatgttggtgtattggtagaatactatggaaatacaatcagtctacaatggTTTATTGGTAAAATTCTATGGAAATGCAGTCAGTGTACAAAACCGATTGCTTATAAGctacttgtgtgacccattctagaatattactcaagtgtgtggtacTCCtaccaaacaggactcacagcaaaATATAGACAATGAAAAGTAGTGTGAATGGTCACATGTTTATTTGAGCCATCAGAGAATGTGACAGGGATGCTGAAGAAAAAGAACTGCCAGACACTTGAAGGTAGatgcaaactatcctgagaaagcctaacTACAATCTTTTAAGAAATAGCTTTCaataatgactctaggaatatcatactacccccaccaccacctccacatCCCCACCCCAGGAATCATGAGGACGAGATGATATTAATTATAGTGTGCACAGAGGGATTTAAACAGTCATTCATCATGTGCTCCATAcaggaatggaatgggaagaagccatAATAATTGGAACAATGGGAAGTAAACTCTGCATGCACTTCACAAcattttgcagagtgtagatgtaaatgtggacatttatatatttatatgaCCCATGGTAGGGTGTCAtagaaatgctaaaaaaaaaaaaaaaaaaaaaaaaatactgaaatggcAGATGCTGAAAGACAGATAGTAACAATCTGACAAAAGCttacttacaatgtttcaagaaccagtattaaatgaGGAATGTAGGAAAATGTGCAGCCTCATATGTATTGTTCCTGTTGGGACAGCAAAGAAGAGATTAGATTAATTGTAATGCACACAGGggtatttaagcagtcattcttcctgtgttctACACGGGAATGgaattgaaaaaaattgtaatacaCTGTGCAGTCAGACTTATCCTCTGTCAATCACTTCAAGGGGATTGCAGAGTATGTGAGTAAATGTAGATGCGAAGAT
It encodes:
- the LOC124547215 gene encoding UPF0545 protein C22orf39 homolog isoform X1, which translates into the protein MQYEKLVRMEKADEADSPKDAWMIRPCEIYDDEYSDCASFKARFHQYFVFGKFVDCSQWKHDYENCVRWRDSKNFKACDELIRSEKKRRYERLKAHIDNDIWEKRDAPPEDWNKPLPEWMQNEYKDTYLAHKAKELNDPKAFKEPERTLCVIS
- the LOC124547215 gene encoding UPF0545 protein C22orf39 homolog isoform X2; this encodes MEKADEADSPKDAWMIRPCEIYDDEYSDCASFKARFHQYFVFGKFVDCSQWKHDYENCVRWRDSKNFKACDELIRSEKKRRYERLKAHIDNDIWEKRDAPPEDWNKPLPEWMQNEYKDTYLAHKAKELNDPKAFKEPERTLCVIS